One Xenopus tropicalis strain Nigerian chromosome 8, UCB_Xtro_10.0, whole genome shotgun sequence genomic window carries:
- the LOC116406539 gene encoding protein kinase C delta type-like → MRDPYDAGVDWWAFGIILCLMATGQLPFDDLSGMNYLAYLVTSTKPRYAKGLSRDARRLLNELLEKDPEKRLGTTGDIRSHPFFRSIKWAELESLKVPSPFKPEGFSPEELKATYTGPLPFLENPKSEVPPDDPMVLQEFSYVNSSW, encoded by the exons ATGAGGGATCCATACGATGCAGGAGTTGACTGGTGGGCGTTCGGGATCATCCTGTGCCTGATGGCTACTGGTCAATTACCATTCGATGATCTATCTGGCATGAACTATCTGGCATATTTAGTGACCAGTACCAAGCCCCGCTATGCAAAAGGGCTTAGCAGAGACGCCAGGAGACTCCTGAACGAG CTGCTAGAGAAGGATCCGGAGAAGCGTCTCGGCACAACAGGAGACATTAGGAGTCACCCCTTCTTCAGATCCATCAAGTGGGCAGAACTGGAGAGCCTGAAGGTGCCTTCGCCTTTTAAGCCGGAAGGA TTTTCACCAGAGGAGTTGAAGGCAACATATACAGGGCCACTGCCATTCTTGGAGAACCCCAAGAGCGAAGTTCCACCTGATGATCCAATGGTTCTCCAGGAATTCTCATACGTGAACTCCAGCTGGTAA